A single region of the Puniceicoccales bacterium genome encodes:
- a CDS encoding SurA N-terminal domain-containing protein: MISFLERILQKHHKWLFSILLFIIIVSFVFTVGSSPGIGRSRVKAINFFGYNLSSQKDINSLLEETRMSATLNGRFDLLYFGGLQDEALMRAVKIDMANKMKIPIPDKKILDDFVEKYKMFIDKDGKFSPSAYNTIIGSLVRRDHDAETLKRTMENDFRLQFIENAIGGCGFALEQQAEELVKQNETKWSFYLVELNADEPSTNFSEEELKAFFDENPGRYYFPERFIATYVEFEKDAFRESMTPATKDILKKFYSDKKAQFDKFKDDKEALKKEIIDEYEKSQLKKLAIKAAGDFVYGLYTNGIAYDSEMFHNILKANRITEKPIPCFDLDNLPTDLNLPSKAIKNLVDLDKIRYFSDPYETINGNAAVLFLKEKIYPVKMSFDEARSLVQADYVKKEASAAFDRKCSEILKEIESSLKKDVTFQAIALEKQLKIQDHKDKTLNDLQRSDLQQVLDHISKGNIGRLVKDKKSDELCNLIYIYNMDVPEVTDTEKLTKAMENLESESADLFARYSVIDMAEDVLTKYKELNEK; this comes from the coding sequence ATGATTTCTTTCCTAGAACGTATTTTGCAAAAACATCACAAATGGCTATTTTCGATATTACTATTTATTATTATCGTCAGCTTTGTTTTCACCGTGGGTTCCTCACCGGGCATAGGGAGAAGCAGGGTTAAGGCCATAAATTTCTTTGGCTATAACCTAAGTTCGCAGAAAGACATCAACTCTCTGCTGGAAGAAACAAGAATGAGTGCAACCCTCAACGGCCGATTTGATTTGTTATACTTCGGTGGTCTTCAGGATGAAGCACTTATGCGTGCCGTGAAAATAGACATGGCAAACAAAATGAAAATACCAATCCCGGACAAAAAGATTTTGGACGATTTTGTAGAAAAATACAAAATGTTTATCGATAAAGACGGTAAATTTAGCCCATCGGCCTACAACACAATCATCGGTTCTCTGGTAAGGCGTGACCACGATGCCGAAACATTAAAACGCACGATGGAAAATGATTTTCGTTTGCAATTCATCGAAAATGCCATCGGTGGCTGTGGTTTTGCCCTGGAACAACAGGCAGAGGAACTGGTCAAACAGAACGAAACCAAATGGTCCTTTTATCTGGTGGAGCTGAATGCGGATGAGCCATCGACAAATTTTTCTGAAGAAGAGCTAAAGGCGTTTTTTGATGAAAACCCAGGCCGCTACTATTTTCCAGAAAGATTCATAGCCACCTATGTTGAATTCGAAAAAGATGCGTTTCGCGAATCCATGACTCCGGCCACAAAAGACATCCTGAAAAAATTTTACAGCGACAAAAAAGCCCAATTTGATAAATTCAAGGACGATAAGGAGGCTCTGAAAAAAGAAATAATCGACGAATACGAAAAATCCCAGTTGAAAAAACTAGCGATAAAAGCCGCCGGAGATTTTGTGTATGGTCTCTATACAAATGGCATAGCCTACGACAGCGAAATGTTCCATAATATCTTAAAAGCCAATAGGATAACCGAAAAACCAATTCCCTGTTTTGACCTGGATAATCTTCCCACGGACCTGAATCTACCTTCCAAAGCTATAAAAAACCTAGTTGATCTTGACAAAATCAGGTACTTTTCGGATCCCTACGAAACAATCAATGGCAACGCCGCGGTGCTATTTTTAAAAGAAAAAATATATCCGGTCAAAATGTCATTCGACGAAGCTAGGTCATTGGTACAGGCCGATTACGTAAAAAAAGAAGCTTCGGCGGCATTTGACAGAAAATGCTCTGAAATACTTAAAGAGATAGAGTCTTCACTTAAAAAAGATGTAACATTCCAGGCCATCGCACTCGAAAAACAGCTAAAGATCCAGGATCATAAAGACAAAACGCTAAATGATCTCCAGCGAAGTGACTTACAACAGGTCTTGGATCATATATCCAAGGGAAATATCGGCAGACTGGTCAAGGATAAAAAGAGTGATGAACTATGCAATCTAATCTATATATATAATATGGATGTGCCAGAAGTTACCGATACAGAAAAGCTAACCAAAGCCATGGAAAACCTAGAGTCCGAATCAGCCGATCTTTTTGCCCGATACTCGGTGATAGATATGGCCGAAGATGTGCTGACAAAATACAAAGAACTCAATGAAAAATAA